A window of the Trueperaceae bacterium genome harbors these coding sequences:
- the pfkA gene encoding 6-phosphofructokinase, which yields MMHLGILTSGGDAPGMNAAIRAAVRTAAHDGIRMTGIYRGFQGLVDDDTVELGPRAVANVLQRGGTVLRTARCDQFLEPEGRRAGAETLRRHGVDGLIVVGGDGSFRGAQLLQEEHGVPVVGIPATIDNDINGTDVSIGFNTALDVALDAVDRLRDTGASHDRLFLVEVMGRRAGHIALSVGVAGGAEAIVVPEAPLPAAEVVRLLTKAEERGKTSSIVVVAEGAFQGGAAELQKAIESSCGYDVRTVILGHTQRGGSPNARDRVLASRLGFHAVRTLAAGTSGVMVGTNRREVVTIPLKELELHPKDIDRELLEIAYVLAV from the coding sequence ATGATGCATCTCGGCATCCTCACCAGCGGCGGTGACGCGCCCGGCATGAACGCCGCCATCAGGGCGGCGGTCCGTACCGCCGCCCATGACGGCATCCGCATGACCGGCATCTACCGCGGCTTCCAGGGGCTGGTGGACGACGACACGGTCGAGTTGGGGCCGCGCGCCGTGGCCAACGTACTCCAGCGCGGCGGCACGGTGCTCCGTACCGCCCGCTGCGATCAGTTCCTCGAACCGGAGGGCCGCAGGGCCGGCGCCGAGACCCTGAGGCGTCACGGCGTGGACGGGCTCATCGTCGTCGGCGGCGACGGCAGCTTCCGCGGCGCCCAGCTCCTGCAGGAGGAGCACGGCGTGCCCGTCGTCGGGATCCCCGCCACCATCGACAACGACATCAACGGCACGGACGTCTCCATCGGCTTCAACACGGCGCTCGACGTCGCGCTCGACGCCGTCGACCGCCTGCGCGACACGGGCGCCAGCCACGACCGCCTCTTCCTCGTGGAGGTGATGGGGCGGCGCGCCGGTCACATCGCGCTGTCGGTCGGCGTTGCCGGGGGCGCCGAGGCCATCGTCGTGCCCGAGGCGCCCCTGCCGGCGGCCGAGGTCGTGAGGCTCCTCACCAAGGCCGAGGAGCGCGGCAAGACCTCCAGCATCGTCGTGGTGGCGGAGGGCGCCTTCCAGGGTGGCGCGGCCGAACTGCAGAAGGCGATCGAGTCGTCGTGCGGTTACGACGTCCGCACCGTCATCCTGGGTCACACCCAGCGCGGCGGCAGCCCCAACGCCCGCGACCGAGTGCTGGCGTCGCGGCTCGGCTTCCACGCCGTGCGGACCCTCGCCGCCGGCACGAGCGGCGTGATGGTCGGCACCAACCGTCGCGAGGTCGTCACCATCCCCCTCAAGGAGCTCGAGCTCCACCCGAAGGACATCGACCGCGAGCTGCTGGAGATCGCCTACGTGCTGGCCGTCTGA
- a CDS encoding NAD(P) transhydrogenase subunit alpha, translated as MMLLLLAFVLAIFLGFELINKVPSQLHTPLMSGSNAISGITIVGAIAATAVDGTLATVLAVLAIAAATVNVVGGYLVTDRMLGMFRAGEKEK; from the coding sequence ATGATGCTACTCCTGCTCGCCTTCGTTTTGGCGATCTTCCTAGGCTTCGAGCTGATCAACAAGGTCCCGTCGCAGCTTCACACCCCGCTGATGTCGGGGTCGAACGCCATCTCGGGCATCACCATCGTGGGCGCCATCGCGGCCACGGCGGTGGACGGCACCCTGGCGACCGTCCTGGCCGTGCTGGCCATCGCCGCCGCCACCGTCAACGTGGTGGGCGGCTACCTGGTGACCGACCGCATGCTCGGCATGTTCCGCGCCGGCGAGAAGGAGAAGTGA
- a CDS encoding NAD(P)(+) transhydrogenase (Re/Si-specific) subunit beta — MVAAVMFIFGLKMLGRATTARRGNLVSALGMLLAVVATLVSAGIDFTYVIVGMLVGGAIGVYVARTVKMTAMPEMVALLNGSGGLASMLVGWNEYIRTPHADPVSAIAIFAAVVIGAVTFTGSVLAWAKLSERVSGKPILFASQQLVNAGILGGTLVLGVIFVIAPAASYPLLLVFLVLGLALGVLAVIPIGGADMPIVISLLNSYSGIAGAAAGFAIGNTVLVVAGSLVGASGLILTQIMCKAMNRSLANVLFSGFGAATHASAGQVEGEIKPISADDAYFLLEAAASVIFVPGYGMAVAQAQHVVKELADLLERNGAEVRYVIHPVAGRMPGHMNVLLAEANVPYEQLVEPDDVNPTMEMVDVAVVIGANDVVNPAAREDEGSPLYGMPIIDVDKARTCIVLKRSMNPGFSGVENPLFYKPNTRMLFGDAKASIGSLVAEFKDA; from the coding sequence ATGGTCGCGGCCGTCATGTTCATCTTCGGCCTCAAGATGCTGGGTCGCGCTACGACGGCGCGCCGCGGCAACCTCGTCTCCGCCCTCGGGATGCTGCTGGCCGTCGTCGCCACGCTGGTGTCGGCCGGGATCGACTTCACCTACGTGATCGTCGGCATGTTGGTGGGTGGCGCCATCGGCGTGTACGTCGCTCGCACGGTGAAGATGACGGCGATGCCGGAGATGGTCGCCCTCCTGAACGGGTCGGGTGGCCTGGCGTCCATGCTCGTGGGCTGGAACGAGTACATCCGGACGCCACACGCCGACCCCGTGTCCGCCATCGCCATCTTCGCCGCGGTCGTCATCGGCGCCGTGACGTTCACAGGCTCCGTCTTGGCGTGGGCCAAGCTGTCGGAGCGCGTGAGCGGGAAGCCCATACTGTTCGCCTCTCAGCAACTGGTCAACGCGGGCATCCTGGGGGGCACGCTCGTCCTTGGCGTCATCTTCGTGATCGCGCCCGCCGCCTCCTACCCGCTGCTGCTCGTCTTCCTCGTGCTGGGCCTGGCGCTGGGCGTGCTGGCTGTCATCCCCATCGGGGGCGCCGACATGCCCATCGTCATCTCGCTCCTGAACAGCTACTCGGGCATCGCCGGTGCCGCGGCCGGCTTCGCCATCGGCAACACCGTGTTGGTGGTGGCGGGCTCGCTCGTGGGCGCGTCTGGGCTGATACTCACGCAGATCATGTGTAAGGCGATGAACCGGTCGTTGGCCAACGTGCTCTTCAGCGGCTTCGGCGCGGCCACCCACGCCTCCGCCGGTCAGGTGGAGGGCGAGATCAAGCCGATCAGCGCCGACGACGCCTACTTCCTCCTGGAGGCCGCCGCCAGCGTGATCTTCGTGCCGGGTTACGGCATGGCCGTCGCGCAGGCGCAGCACGTCGTGAAGGAGCTGGCGGACCTGCTCGAGCGCAACGGCGCGGAGGTGCGCTACGTGATCCACCCGGTGGCGGGCCGCATGCCGGGCCACATGAACGTGCTCTTGGCGGAGGCCAACGTGCCGTACGAGCAACTGGTCGAGCCTGACGACGTGAACCCCACCATGGAGATGGTCGACGTGGCAGTGGTCATCGGCGCCAACGACGTCGTCAACCCGGCGGCGCGCGAGGACGAGGGCAGCCCGCTTTACGGCATGCCGATCATCGACGTCGACAAGGCTCGCACCTGCATCGTGCTCAAGCGCTCCATGAACCCCGGCTTCTCCGGGGTGGAGAACCCGCTCTTCTACAAGCCGAACACGCGCATGCTGTTCGGCGACGCCAAGGCCTCCATCGGCTCGCTCGTCGCCGAGTTCAAGGACGCCTAG
- a CDS encoding NAD(P) transhydrogenase subunit alpha encodes MNIVALRESVSGERRSPLTPQVVEKLVKLGATVTLEPGVGAASFMSDDDFRKAGASFGADRGALLAGADVLLAVQPPAVADLEAMRPGAVVAGFLDPFFNHDLVRALARLRLEALCVELIPRTTYAQKMDALSSQASLAGYAAVVLAAERSMKAFPMMSTPAGTIPPGRVFVVGAGVAGLQAIATAKRLGARVEAYDTRPVVKEQVQSLGAKFVEIDVGETGQTEQGYAKELSAEQLESQRKQMARVCSTADVIVTTAQVFGRRAPRIISADMVAGMRSGSVIVDLAASTGGNVEGVVAGQEVVTDGGVRIVGLEHLPAKVAKDASLVYANNLYLLIEHAWDKEAGGLRLDAADEVVGACLLTSQGEVRDERVRAALGEG; translated from the coding sequence ATGAACATCGTCGCCTTGAGGGAGTCCGTCAGCGGTGAGCGAAGAAGCCCGCTCACCCCGCAGGTGGTCGAGAAGCTCGTCAAGCTGGGGGCCACCGTCACGCTCGAGCCGGGGGTCGGCGCGGCGTCGTTCATGAGCGACGACGACTTCCGCAAGGCCGGGGCGAGCTTCGGGGCAGACCGTGGCGCGTTGTTGGCGGGCGCCGACGTGCTGCTCGCCGTGCAGCCGCCGGCCGTCGCCGACCTGGAGGCCATGCGGCCCGGCGCGGTCGTGGCCGGGTTCCTCGACCCGTTCTTCAACCACGACCTGGTGAGGGCGCTCGCCAGGTTGCGCCTCGAGGCGTTGTGCGTGGAACTCATCCCGCGCACGACCTACGCGCAGAAGATGGACGCGCTCTCCAGCCAGGCGAGCCTCGCGGGCTACGCGGCAGTGGTGTTGGCCGCCGAGCGGTCGATGAAGGCGTTCCCGATGATGAGCACGCCGGCCGGGACGATCCCACCGGGCCGGGTGTTCGTGGTCGGCGCCGGGGTGGCCGGGCTGCAGGCCATCGCCACCGCCAAGCGGCTCGGCGCCCGGGTCGAGGCGTACGACACGCGGCCGGTCGTGAAGGAGCAGGTGCAGTCGCTCGGTGCGAAGTTCGTCGAGATCGACGTGGGGGAGACGGGGCAGACGGAGCAGGGCTACGCCAAGGAGCTGTCCGCCGAGCAGCTCGAGTCGCAACGCAAGCAGATGGCCAGGGTGTGCTCCACGGCGGACGTGATCGTCACCACGGCCCAGGTCTTCGGGCGTCGGGCACCGCGCATCATCAGCGCCGACATGGTGGCCGGCATGCGTTCCGGCAGCGTGATCGTCGACCTGGCGGCCTCGACGGGCGGCAACGTCGAGGGCGTGGTAGCGGGGCAGGAGGTCGTGACCGACGGCGGTGTCCGCATCGTCGGGCTGGAACACCTGCCCGCCAAGGTGGCCAAGGACGCCAGCCTCGTCTACGCGAACAACCTGTACTTGCTCATCGAGCATGCCTGGGACAAGGAGGCGGGAGGGCTGCGCCTAGATGCGGCGGACGAGGTCGTGGGCGCCTGCCTGCTCACGTCGCAGGGCGAGGTGCGCGACGAGCGGGTCCGCGCCGCTCTGGGAGAAGGGTGA
- the clpB gene encoding ATP-dependent chaperone ClpB has product MDAERFTEAALQLVASAQQVARARQHQQVGPLHLAAALLADPAGLPSRVVERAGADPAAARAAVDAGLAKLPVVTGADGQFMSAELGTAFTRAEAVAKEWQDAFVAADTLLVALREVAGGQLDALPGAAQLKEAAVAIRGGQRVDSRSAESTFEALDTYGIDLTKRAREGRLDPVIGRDDEIRRAVQILLRRTKNNPVLIGEPGVGKTAIAEGLALRIVNKDVPEGLQDKRIVQLDMGSLLAGAKYRGEFEERLKAVIEETARSDGKIILFIDELHTIVGAGKAEGAVDAGNMLKPPLARGELRMIGATTLDEYRTIEKDAALERRFQPIFVDEPSVEETISILRGIKDKYEVHHGVGITDPAIIAAATMAHRYIADRRLPDSAIDLIDEAASRIRVQLDSLPEEIDDLRRRKLQLEIEHEAVKRETDPDSAARLLRIEEELKVIADQIGQAQADWEAERSVLEEWRADQEELDRVRTQIEAAEREYDLAAAAQLRYGELPKLEAEVARLAKRLDDARYVRLEVGEEEVAQVVARATRIPVARLLEGEREKLLQLEDELHVRVVGQDEAITAVSDAIRRSRAGLADPNRPIGSFIFLGPTGVGKTETAKALAAQLFDSEDKMIRLDMSEYMERHNVAKLIGAPPGYVGYEEGGQLTEAVRRQPYSVILLDEIEKAHPDVFNTLLQVLDDGRLTDAQGRTVDFRNTVVIMTSNIGSPQILEASTHGADYAALKQTVFTELRAYFRPEFLNRVDEVIVFHALDQAQIRTIALLQIERLQRRLAERRVTLDVSEAALDELARAGYDPVFGARPLKRAVRDYLETPLAREILAGRVADGDTVAVLPGATSGGPLRFEVAELAQAN; this is encoded by the coding sequence ATGGATGCCGAACGCTTCACCGAGGCCGCCCTCCAGTTGGTCGCCAGCGCTCAGCAGGTGGCGCGCGCCCGTCAACACCAGCAGGTCGGCCCGCTCCACCTGGCGGCGGCCCTGCTCGCCGACCCGGCCGGGCTGCCGAGCCGCGTCGTGGAACGCGCCGGCGCCGACCCTGCCGCGGCCCGCGCCGCCGTCGACGCGGGCCTCGCCAAGCTACCCGTCGTGACCGGCGCCGACGGCCAGTTCATGAGCGCCGAGCTCGGCACCGCGTTCACGCGGGCCGAGGCCGTCGCCAAGGAGTGGCAGGACGCGTTCGTGGCGGCCGACACCCTCCTCGTGGCGCTGCGCGAGGTGGCCGGCGGGCAGCTGGACGCCCTGCCCGGCGCCGCCCAGCTCAAGGAGGCCGCCGTCGCCATCCGCGGTGGCCAACGCGTCGACAGCCGTAGCGCCGAGAGCACCTTCGAGGCGCTCGACACCTACGGCATCGACCTCACCAAACGCGCTCGCGAGGGCAGGCTCGACCCCGTCATCGGTCGCGACGACGAGATCCGCCGCGCCGTGCAGATCCTCCTGCGCCGCACCAAGAACAACCCCGTCCTGATCGGGGAGCCGGGGGTCGGCAAGACCGCCATCGCCGAGGGCCTGGCGCTGCGCATCGTCAACAAGGACGTGCCCGAGGGCCTGCAGGACAAGCGCATCGTGCAGCTCGACATGGGCAGCCTGCTCGCGGGCGCCAAGTACCGCGGCGAGTTCGAGGAGCGCCTCAAGGCCGTGATCGAGGAGACCGCCAGGTCGGACGGCAAGATCATCCTGTTCATCGACGAGTTGCACACCATCGTGGGCGCGGGCAAGGCCGAGGGCGCCGTCGACGCCGGCAACATGCTCAAGCCGCCGCTGGCGCGGGGCGAGCTCCGGATGATAGGCGCCACGACCCTCGACGAGTACCGCACCATCGAGAAGGACGCGGCCCTCGAGCGCCGCTTCCAACCGATCTTCGTCGACGAGCCGTCGGTGGAGGAGACCATCTCCATCCTGCGAGGCATCAAGGACAAGTACGAGGTGCACCACGGCGTCGGCATCACCGACCCGGCCATCATCGCCGCCGCGACGATGGCCCACCGTTACATCGCCGACCGGCGCCTCCCGGACTCCGCCATCGACCTGATCGACGAGGCCGCCAGCCGCATCCGGGTTCAGCTCGACTCGCTGCCGGAGGAGATCGACGACCTGAGGCGCCGCAAGCTCCAGCTCGAGATCGAGCACGAGGCCGTCAAGCGCGAGACGGATCCCGACTCCGCCGCGCGCCTCCTGCGCATCGAGGAGGAGCTGAAGGTGATAGCCGACCAGATCGGGCAGGCGCAGGCCGACTGGGAGGCGGAACGCAGCGTGCTGGAGGAGTGGCGCGCCGACCAGGAGGAACTCGACCGGGTTCGCACGCAGATCGAGGCCGCCGAGCGCGAGTACGACCTGGCCGCCGCGGCGCAGCTCCGCTACGGGGAGCTCCCCAAGCTCGAGGCCGAGGTCGCTCGCCTCGCCAAGCGGCTCGACGACGCCCGCTACGTGCGGCTCGAGGTGGGGGAGGAGGAGGTCGCCCAGGTGGTGGCCCGCGCCACGCGTATCCCCGTCGCGCGGCTCCTGGAGGGCGAGCGCGAGAAGCTCCTGCAACTGGAGGACGAACTGCACGTGCGGGTCGTCGGCCAGGACGAGGCCATCACCGCCGTCAGCGACGCCATCCGCCGCTCACGCGCCGGGCTGGCGGACCCGAACCGCCCCATCGGCTCCTTCATCTTCCTGGGCCCCACCGGTGTCGGCAAGACGGAGACAGCCAAGGCGCTCGCGGCGCAACTCTTCGACAGCGAGGACAAGATGATCCGCCTCGACATGTCGGAGTACATGGAGCGCCACAACGTGGCCAAGCTGATCGGGGCCCCGCCGGGCTACGTCGGCTACGAGGAGGGCGGCCAGCTGACGGAGGCCGTGCGGCGCCAACCGTACTCCGTCATCCTCCTCGACGAGATCGAGAAGGCGCACCCCGACGTGTTCAACACGCTCCTGCAGGTGCTCGACGACGGGCGCCTGACCGACGCCCAGGGTCGCACCGTAGACTTCCGCAACACCGTCGTCATCATGACAAGCAACATCGGCTCGCCGCAGATCCTCGAGGCGAGCACCCACGGTGCCGACTACGCGGCGCTCAAGCAGACCGTCTTCACCGAGCTGCGCGCCTACTTCAGGCCCGAGTTCCTCAACCGAGTCGACGAGGTCATCGTGTTCCACGCCCTCGACCAGGCGCAGATCCGCACCATCGCCCTGCTCCAGATCGAGCGACTGCAGCGGCGCCTGGCGGAGCGGCGGGTGACGCTCGACGTGAGCGAGGCGGCGCTCGACGAGCTGGCGCGGGCCGGCTACGACCCCGTGTTCGGCGCTCGGCCCCTCAAGCGCGCCGTGCGCGACTACCTCGAGACGCCGCTGGCGCGCGAGATCCTCGCCGGCCGCGTCGCCGACGGCGACACCGTGGCGGTGCTACCTGGCGCCACGTCGGGCGGGCCGCTGCGCTTCGAGGTGGCGGAGCTGGCGCAGGCCAACTAG
- a CDS encoding tyrosine--tRNA ligase, translated as MVSEGTTPASRRDDEVAGAHAEALRLLNRGAEHVVPDGGLLEKLELAAREGRQVRAKLGVDPSSADLHVGHAVVLRKLRQFQDLGHRVVLIIGDFTGMIGDPSGRSKTRPVLTLEETRRNGRTYVEQAARILDTDESKLEIRHNSEWLEPLGFADVVRLASNYTVARMLERDDFTKRFHGGVPISVHEFLYPLAQAYDSVAIRADVELGGTDQLFNLLVGRDVQRAYGLEPQVALTTPLLVGLDGVEKMSKSLDNYIGIAEPPEVMFKKAMQVNDAQLLQYAELCTDLGLDALGAELARDPVAAHRTFARALVTIYHGSDPVAAAERRYDEVARGGIPDDVAEVAVPAGEFEAGTVGLLRLAVLAGLAASNGEARRLVQNRGLRLDGEALTDPAARLELERPAVLQRGRDAFVRVRRA; from the coding sequence ATGGTGAGCGAAGGGACGACTCCCGCCTCGCGGCGGGACGACGAGGTGGCGGGCGCCCACGCCGAGGCGCTGCGTCTCCTGAACAGGGGCGCGGAGCACGTGGTGCCGGACGGCGGTTTGCTGGAGAAGCTCGAGCTGGCCGCGCGCGAGGGCAGGCAGGTGCGAGCCAAGCTCGGGGTCGACCCGTCGAGCGCGGACCTCCACGTCGGCCACGCTGTGGTCTTGAGGAAGCTCAGACAGTTCCAGGACCTCGGCCACCGGGTAGTTCTCATCATCGGCGACTTCACGGGCATGATCGGCGACCCGTCCGGCCGCAGCAAGACGCGGCCCGTGCTCACGTTGGAGGAGACGCGGCGGAACGGCCGGACCTACGTTGAGCAGGCGGCGCGGATCCTCGACACCGACGAGAGCAAGCTAGAGATCCGCCACAACTCTGAGTGGCTCGAGCCACTGGGCTTCGCGGACGTCGTGCGCCTCGCCTCCAACTACACGGTCGCGCGCATGCTCGAGCGTGACGACTTCACGAAGCGCTTCCATGGCGGCGTGCCCATCAGCGTGCACGAGTTCCTCTACCCGCTGGCGCAGGCCTACGACTCCGTGGCGATCAGGGCCGACGTCGAGTTGGGCGGCACCGACCAGCTGTTCAACCTGCTGGTCGGCCGTGACGTTCAGCGGGCGTACGGGCTCGAGCCGCAGGTCGCCCTCACCACGCCGCTCCTCGTGGGGCTCGACGGGGTGGAGAAGATGTCGAAGTCGCTCGACAACTACATCGGCATAGCCGAGCCGCCCGAGGTGATGTTCAAGAAGGCGATGCAGGTGAACGACGCTCAACTGCTCCAGTACGCCGAGCTCTGCACCGACCTGGGCCTCGACGCCTTGGGAGCCGAGCTGGCGCGCGATCCCGTCGCGGCGCACCGCACGTTCGCGCGAGCCCTGGTGACGATCTACCACGGCTCCGATCCGGTGGCGGCCGCCGAGCGCCGCTACGACGAGGTGGCGCGGGGCGGGATCCCAGACGATGTGGCGGAGGTGGCGGTGCCGGCCGGCGAGTTCGAGGCGGGCACCGTCGGGCTCCTCAGGTTGGCCGTGCTGGCGGGCCTGGCCGCCTCCAACGGCGAGGCGCGGCGCCTGGTGCAGAACCGCGGCCTCAGGTTGGACGGCGAGGCGCTGACGGACCCGGCCGCGCGGCTGGAGCTGGAGCGCCCCGCCGTGCTGCAGCGCGGCAGGGACGCATTCGTGAGGGTGCGGCGAGCCTAG